One window of Chloroflexus aggregans DSM 9485 genomic DNA carries:
- a CDS encoding HypC/HybG/HupF family hydrogenase formation chaperone → MCLGIPGRIIEIYDNGITRMGKVDFNGIVKEVCLAYLPDLQVGDYTIVHVGFAITRLDEESARETLALFQSLGVLEEELNPDESHETA, encoded by the coding sequence ATGTGCCTTGGCATCCCCGGTCGTATCATCGAAATCTACGATAACGGCATTACCCGAATGGGCAAGGTCGATTTCAACGGGATTGTCAAAGAAGTTTGTCTCGCCTACTTACCCGATTTGCAAGTCGGCGATTATACGATAGTGCATGTTGGTTTTGCCATTACTCGCCTCGATGAAGAATCGGCGCGCGAAACATTAGCTCTCTTCCAATCGCTTGGTGTTCTTGAAGAGGAACTCAATCCTGACGAATCACACGAAACCGCATAA
- the hypD gene encoding hydrogenase formation protein HypD has product MKYLDEFRDPALARRLFEQIRRITTRHWAIMEVCGGQTHSIIRNGIDQLLPPEIELIHGPGCPVCVTPLEIIDKALAIAALPEVIFCSFGDMLRVPGSRKDLFRVKSEGGDVRVVYSPLDAVKLAQQHPDRQVVFFAIGFETTAPANAMAVYQAARLGLKNFSMLVSHVLVPPAISAIMESPNNRVQGFLAAGHVCSVMGIEEYRSLVETYRVPIVVTGFEPLDVLEGIRRAILQLEQGRAELDNAYERAVRPEGNVAAKQMLADVFTVTDRTWRGIGRIPRSGWRLSDRYAEFDAEFRFNVHDIQTSESPLCRSGEVLQGLLKPNQCPAFGKECTPRTPLGATMVSSEGACAAYYQYGRFVPTSTIGVAS; this is encoded by the coding sequence ATGAAATATCTTGACGAATTTCGTGACCCAGCGCTGGCCCGCCGCCTCTTCGAGCAAATCCGACGCATCACCACACGTCACTGGGCAATTATGGAAGTCTGCGGCGGCCAGACCCATTCGATCATTCGCAACGGAATCGATCAGTTACTGCCACCCGAGATCGAGCTTATCCACGGCCCCGGCTGCCCAGTCTGCGTTACTCCACTCGAAATCATCGACAAGGCGCTGGCCATTGCCGCCCTCCCCGAAGTGATCTTCTGCTCATTTGGCGACATGCTGCGCGTGCCAGGTAGCCGCAAAGACCTCTTCCGCGTCAAGAGCGAAGGTGGTGACGTGCGCGTCGTCTATTCCCCGCTCGACGCAGTAAAGCTGGCCCAACAACACCCCGACCGCCAAGTCGTCTTTTTTGCCATCGGCTTCGAGACTACTGCACCCGCCAACGCCATGGCGGTCTATCAGGCAGCCAGACTCGGCCTCAAGAACTTTTCGATGTTGGTCTCACACGTCCTGGTACCACCGGCAATCAGTGCGATTATGGAGTCGCCGAACAACCGCGTCCAAGGCTTTCTAGCCGCTGGTCATGTCTGCAGCGTCATGGGCATCGAAGAATATCGCTCGCTCGTCGAAACATATCGTGTCCCCATTGTGGTTACCGGTTTTGAGCCACTCGACGTACTCGAAGGCATTCGTCGCGCCATTCTCCAACTCGAGCAAGGCCGTGCCGAACTAGACAACGCCTACGAACGCGCCGTTCGCCCGGAAGGCAACGTCGCCGCCAAACAAATGCTTGCCGATGTCTTCACCGTCACCGACCGCACTTGGCGTGGAATTGGGCGCATCCCGCGCAGCGGTTGGCGGCTCAGTGACCGCTACGCCGAATTCGATGCCGAATTCCGATTCAACGTCCACGACATCCAAACGAGCGAGTCGCCGCTATGTCGGAGTGGTGAAGTGCTGCAAGGATTGCTCAAACCAAACCAATGCCCGGCCTTCGGTAAAGAATGCACACCGCGGACGCCACTTGGCGCAACGATGGTATCAAGCGAGGGAGCATGCGCAGCGTATTATCAGTATGGCCGATTCGTGCCAACCAGCACGATTGGTGTAGCATCGTAA
- the hypE gene encoding hydrogenase expression/formation protein HypE, translating to MTVDFSNWVCPTPLRDYPAIVMGHGAGGKLSTELITHLFLPAFGGPHGPLADAALIDVGGARLAISTDSFVVRPLFFPGGNIGELAINGTINDIAMMGAQPIALTASFILEEGMPLAQLGLIAESMGRAAHNAGVILIAGDTKVVDRGHGDGVYITTTGFGLVPAGITIGPEHARPGDAIIVSGPIGLHGIAILSVREGIEFGAPVTSDTAALHGLVSTMLASGSRIHTLRDPTRGGVAAALNEIAATAQIGIEIIERDIPIPPAVQAACELLGMDPLHIANEGKLIVFVERDDAERLLAAMRTHPLGRDAALIGYATIDHPGVVVARTGIGGMRVVDTLVGEQLPRIC from the coding sequence ATGACAGTAGATTTCAGCAACTGGGTCTGTCCAACGCCACTCCGCGACTATCCGGCCATCGTGATGGGGCATGGTGCAGGTGGCAAACTATCTACAGAACTGATCACTCACCTCTTCCTACCCGCCTTCGGCGGCCCCCATGGCCCACTCGCCGATGCAGCCCTCATCGATGTCGGTGGTGCCCGCTTAGCCATCTCCACCGACAGCTTTGTCGTCCGACCACTCTTCTTCCCCGGCGGCAACATCGGCGAACTCGCCATCAACGGCACCATCAACGACATCGCAATGATGGGCGCCCAACCTATCGCCCTCACCGCCAGTTTCATCCTCGAAGAAGGCATGCCACTCGCACAACTCGGCCTGATTGCCGAGAGTATGGGTCGTGCCGCCCATAACGCCGGCGTCATCCTCATTGCCGGTGACACCAAAGTCGTCGACCGCGGTCACGGCGACGGAGTCTACATTACCACCACCGGTTTTGGTCTTGTGCCGGCAGGTATCACAATCGGCCCAGAACACGCTCGCCCCGGTGACGCGATCATCGTTAGTGGACCGATTGGTCTCCACGGGATCGCAATTCTCAGCGTGCGCGAAGGTATCGAATTCGGCGCACCGGTCACCTCTGATACTGCCGCCCTTCACGGTCTGGTTAGCACCATGCTTGCCAGTGGGTCGCGCATCCACACGCTCCGTGACCCAACCCGTGGTGGAGTTGCCGCCGCGCTCAACGAAATCGCTGCGACCGCTCAGATCGGCATCGAAATCATCGAACGCGACATCCCCATCCCGCCCGCCGTTCAAGCCGCTTGTGAACTCCTCGGTATGGACCCACTCCATATCGCTAACGAAGGGAAACTGATCGTCTTCGTTGAGCGTGACGACGCCGAGCGTTTATTGGCAGCTATGCGGACCCACCCACTAGGGCGCGATGCCGCGCTAATCGGCTATGCTACCATCGACCATCCCGGCGTGGTCGTTGCACGCACCGGGATCGGCGGTATGCGTGTGGTTGATACCCTGGTCGGTGAACAACTGCCGCGCATTTGCTAA
- a CDS encoding leucine--tRNA ligase, translating to MSDVKTDKNHIERYDPAAIEAKWQAKWAADQIYRTPPIDPAKPKYYVLDFYPYPSGDGLSVGHCRNYVPTDVVARYYRMRGYNVLHPMGWDAFGLPTENAAIKTKTNPAVLTRRYSANYKRQMNMLGLSYDWDREITSSEPDYYHWTQWIFLRLYQSWYDRRVDKARPISELEAELAEYGTSRLDLPLTEPPVTAEDWRNATPLQRQEILRRFRLAYRGEAVVNWDPVDKTVLANEEVLPDGTAWRSGAKVERRVLKQWFFRITAYADRLDRDLDTVDWPSKIVTMQRNWIGRSRGAEVIFHTEGGDPIIVFTTRPDTLWGATFMVLSPEHPLVAKVTTEAQRAQVEAYVEQARQRPTTTAVAEEKEKTGVWTGGYAINPVNGARIPIWIADYVLMGYGTGAIMAVPAHDERDFAFALKYNLPIIPVITRPDNASRSLLRTETIAADTADVLRAAGFTVTAQDDGNLLVELSGDRAHEYATIVQPRLCNGWTEVAGSGWLFIFPDAVIELDSTAADEQITARLRAATGNVTLPSAMAYLHSIPAYRDIIYHDELGTPIHSGPINGIAAEEAIERTITYLEQQGIGKGRTNYKMRDWLISRQRYWGTPIPIIHREDGLEIALSDDELPLTLPNVESYEPTATGESPLALIDDWVNVTLPDGSRGRRETDTMGTFACSSWYFLRFADNHNDKALASPEALDYWLPVDMYVGGAEHAVMHLLYARFWTKVLYDLGVVKFFEPFTCLRNQGLILAPAREVNGQIIIEKMSKSKGNVITPDEVVAEHGADALRGYEAFISDFELSVPWNTDGVPGVKRWLDRVWRIVLYPTAERGQSTTPMSERQLRRIAHQTIQRVEHDILNFKFNTMVAALMEFTNALYRARDAGLAGTPAWQEAIELLLLLMAPITPHIAEELWARLGKPYSIHQQRWPVADPAIAAEEEVEIVIQVNGKVRGKLTVPVEIDEAQLRELALNNERVQQFINGKQIRSVIVVPGRLVNVVVG from the coding sequence ATGAGTGACGTAAAAACCGATAAAAATCACATCGAACGTTACGATCCCGCAGCCATTGAAGCGAAGTGGCAAGCGAAGTGGGCTGCCGACCAGATCTACCGCACCCCACCGATCGATCCGGCTAAACCGAAGTATTACGTACTTGATTTTTACCCCTATCCCAGCGGTGATGGGCTAAGTGTGGGACACTGTCGCAACTATGTACCCACCGATGTCGTCGCCCGCTACTACCGCATGCGCGGCTACAACGTCCTCCATCCAATGGGATGGGACGCCTTCGGTTTGCCGACCGAAAATGCAGCCATCAAGACCAAAACTAATCCAGCCGTACTCACCCGCCGTTACAGCGCCAATTACAAGCGCCAGATGAACATGCTTGGCCTGAGCTACGACTGGGATCGCGAAATTACCTCGTCTGAACCCGATTATTACCACTGGACGCAGTGGATCTTCTTACGCCTGTACCAGTCGTGGTATGACCGCCGTGTTGACAAAGCCCGCCCAATTAGCGAGCTGGAAGCGGAATTGGCCGAGTACGGCACCAGCCGGCTTGACTTACCATTAACCGAGCCACCAGTTACTGCCGAAGATTGGCGCAATGCTACGCCGCTCCAGCGCCAAGAGATCCTGCGTCGTTTTCGCCTCGCCTATCGTGGCGAAGCCGTCGTAAACTGGGACCCGGTTGACAAAACGGTACTGGCTAACGAAGAGGTGTTGCCCGATGGCACCGCATGGCGAAGCGGTGCGAAGGTCGAACGCCGTGTTCTCAAGCAGTGGTTCTTCCGCATTACAGCCTACGCCGACCGACTCGACCGCGACCTGGATACGGTCGATTGGCCGTCTAAAATCGTTACCATGCAGCGCAACTGGATCGGACGCTCGCGTGGTGCTGAAGTGATCTTCCACACCGAGGGCGGCGATCCGATTATCGTCTTCACCACTCGTCCCGATACGTTATGGGGCGCTACCTTTATGGTGCTCTCGCCGGAGCACCCACTGGTGGCAAAGGTAACGACCGAAGCACAGCGCGCACAGGTTGAGGCGTATGTCGAACAAGCGCGCCAACGTCCCACCACCACTGCTGTCGCCGAGGAGAAGGAAAAGACCGGCGTCTGGACGGGGGGCTACGCGATTAACCCGGTTAACGGCGCTCGCATTCCAATCTGGATCGCCGACTATGTACTGATGGGCTACGGCACCGGCGCAATTATGGCCGTGCCTGCTCACGATGAGCGTGACTTCGCGTTTGCGCTGAAGTACAACCTACCGATCATTCCGGTCATCACCCGCCCCGACAACGCATCTCGCTCGCTGCTCCGCACCGAGACAATCGCTGCCGATACCGCCGATGTACTCCGTGCCGCCGGTTTTACCGTTACCGCCCAAGACGACGGCAACCTGTTGGTCGAGCTATCCGGTGATCGAGCGCACGAGTATGCGACTATCGTGCAACCGCGTTTGTGTAACGGCTGGACAGAGGTGGCCGGCTCAGGTTGGCTGTTCATCTTCCCTGATGCGGTGATTGAGCTAGATTCGACCGCTGCCGACGAGCAGATTACAGCACGCCTCCGTGCTGCTACCGGTAACGTTACCCTCCCATCGGCGATGGCGTATCTGCACAGTATCCCGGCGTATCGCGACATCATCTACCACGATGAACTGGGGACACCAATTCACTCCGGCCCGATCAACGGCATTGCTGCCGAGGAGGCCATCGAACGCACGATCACCTATCTCGAACAGCAAGGTATTGGTAAGGGACGAACGAATTATAAAATGCGCGACTGGCTGATCAGCCGCCAGCGCTACTGGGGTACACCAATCCCGATTATCCACCGTGAGGACGGATTAGAGATTGCGCTCAGTGATGACGAACTACCGCTGACGCTACCTAACGTCGAGAGTTACGAACCGACGGCAACCGGCGAGTCGCCACTGGCCCTGATCGACGATTGGGTGAATGTGACACTGCCTGATGGCAGCCGTGGCCGACGCGAGACCGATACGATGGGAACGTTTGCCTGTTCATCGTGGTACTTCCTGCGCTTCGCCGATAACCACAATGACAAAGCACTCGCCAGCCCAGAGGCACTCGACTACTGGCTGCCGGTCGATATGTACGTCGGTGGAGCCGAACACGCCGTCATGCACCTACTCTACGCCCGTTTCTGGACGAAGGTGCTTTACGATCTGGGCGTCGTTAAGTTCTTTGAACCGTTCACTTGCCTGCGCAATCAAGGTCTGATCCTGGCCCCGGCGCGTGAAGTTAACGGCCAGATCATTATCGAGAAGATGTCGAAGTCGAAGGGCAATGTCATCACACCCGACGAGGTAGTGGCCGAACACGGCGCCGATGCGTTACGCGGCTACGAGGCCTTTATCTCCGACTTCGAGCTATCAGTGCCTTGGAATACCGATGGCGTACCCGGCGTCAAGCGCTGGCTTGACCGCGTGTGGCGAATCGTGCTATATCCCACCGCCGAGCGTGGTCAGAGCACCACACCAATGAGTGAGCGTCAGTTGCGACGAATAGCCCACCAGACCATTCAGCGCGTCGAACATGACATCCTGAACTTTAAGTTCAATACGATGGTCGCCGCACTGATGGAGTTTACCAATGCACTCTACCGTGCTCGCGATGCCGGCCTGGCCGGTACACCGGCATGGCAAGAAGCCATCGAGCTGCTCTTGTTGCTGATGGCGCCGATCACGCCCCACATCGCCGAAGAGTTGTGGGCACGGCTCGGCAAGCCGTACAGCATCCACCAACAGCGCTGGCCGGTCGCCGATCCCGCCATCGCTGCCGAAGAAGAGGTTGAAATCGTCATCCAGGTGAACGGCAAGGTGCGTGGAAAACTGACCGTACCGGTTGAGATTGACGAAGCACAGTTGCGTGAGCTAGCGTTGAACAACGAACGGGTACAGCAATTTATCAATGGCAAACAAATCCGAAGTGTGATTGTGGTACCCGGACGGTTAGTGAACGTGGTAGTGGGGTAA